A region from the Pungitius pungitius chromosome 16, fPunPun2.1, whole genome shotgun sequence genome encodes:
- the nectin1a gene encoding nectin cell adhesion molecule 1a has product MDGTGFWIFLITASVIPGINGQTVEMDDGKWGFVGSKVDLRCRFINSFPPVKISQVTWQKLVNGTKQNVAIANPSLGVSVAPPYRDRVTFKNAAVRRRTPTLEDTTITFSLLRLADESTYICEYTTFPAGNRENTVNLTVYVRPTTQMSLSTPTLVARSSNLKTPVATCVCANGKPAGAIRWETRVPGEVTTREYRNSDGTFTVQSDYILVPSRETHKETLTCVTTYNEEVFTDSVTLDIQYEPEVSVDGFDGNWYLNRENVQLSCQADANPAVSLYQWRLINGSIPSNAEIRDNVLTLKGPVTYDMQGTYVCDATNSIGTRSGSLEISIIEKPLPQIATGDVISVIALLLAAGVLMGITITVLVLKIRSRKGNSSNASPSRKPSQQMRKRPVDDIQHSGRFYEELPNTADYVSYRLACNKEDYPDPYSPPINPPLSFLPQHPYHSPHPPTASSSSGTNTPKNTLSPPTHTTAIFKYPSVSGLSSPPPGVAAYTFPKEQYV; this is encoded by the exons gaATAAATGGCCAGACTGTTGAAATGGATGATGGGAAGTGGGGTTTCGTTGGCTCAAAGGTGGATCTCCGCTGTCGGTTCATCAACAGCTTCCCACCTGTCAAAATCTCTCAG GTGACATGGCAGAAGCTGGTGAACGGCACGAAGCAGAACGTGGCCATCGCCAATCCCTCGCTGGGTGTGTCCGTTGCCCCGCCGTACAGGGACCGCGTTACCTTCAAGAATGCTGCAGTGAGGCGGCGAACTCCGACCCTGGAAGACACCACCATCACCTTCTCCCTGCTCCGCCTCGCCGACGAGTCCACCTACATCTGTGAATACACCACCTTCCCTGCGGGGAACCGGGAAAACACTGTAAACCTCACTGTCTACG TCCGGCCAACAACTCAGATGAGTCTGTCCACACCGACGCTGGTGGCGCGTTCGTCCAATCTGAAAACCCCGGTGGCCACCTGCGTCTGTGCCAACGGAAAACCAGCCGGTGCCATCAG ATGGGAGACGAGGGTGCCGGGAGAAGTGACCACCCGGGAGTACCGCAACTCAGACGGGACCTTCACTGTTCAGAGTGACTACATTTTGGTGCccagcagagaaacacacaaggaGACGCTCACCTGCGTCACCACCTACAACGAGGAGGTCTTCACTGATAGTGTCACCCTCGACATTCAgt ATGAGCCAGAGGTTTCTGTGGACGGGTTTGATGGAAACTGGTATCTGAACCGAGAGAACGTCCAGCTGAGCTGCCAAGCTGATGCCAACCCGGCCGTCTCTCTGTATCAGTGGAGACT AATTAACGGCTCCATACCAAGCAATGCAGAGATCCGAGACAACGTCCTGACCCTTAAAGGGCCGGTCACGTACGACATGCAGGGCACCTATGTGTGTGATGCAACCAACAGCATCGGGACACGATCGGGCTCTTTGGAGATCAGCATTATAG AAAAGCCTCTGCCGCAGATCGCAactggtgatgtcatcagtgtaATCGCGTTGTTACTGGCTGCTGGAGTTCTCATGGGCATTACCATCACCGTCCTGGTGCTCAAAATAAGAAGTAGAAAAGGGAACTCCTC AAACGCCTCCCCATCCAGAAAACCTTCCCAGCAGATGAGGAAAAGACCAGTAGATGATATCCAG CACTCAGGGCGGTTTTACGAGGAGCTTCCAAACACAGCGGACTACGTTAGCTACAGGCTGGCCTGCAACAAGGAGGACTACCCAGATCCCTACTCCCCTCCCATCAACCCTCCTCTCTCGTTTCTGCCCCAACACCCCTACCACTCCCCTCACCCGCCCACCGcatccagcagcagcggcaCCAACACGCCAAAAAACACCTTGTCTCCGCCCACCCACACCACTGCCATCTTCAAATACCCATCGGTGTCCGgtctgtcctctcctcccccggGGGTGGCGGCGTACACTTTTCCCAAAGAGCAGTACGTGTGA